A portion of the Feifania hominis genome contains these proteins:
- the nusA gene encoding transcription termination factor NusA, with amino-acid sequence MINSELFEALELLAKETGIPKDYLMSKIEAALLSAYRRDYGAQENVSVTMNPEKNEIKLMQRRTAVEEVTDPITEIQIDEARKISKRTQIGDEVETELKTKNFGRISAQTAKQVIIQGIREAERGLVYQEFVSKEQEILTGVVQRVDPRSVVIEVGKTELFLMSGEQIPGESFREGQRVRVYVVEVKSTTKGPQIIISRTHPGFVKRLFELEVPEIYDGVVEIRSISREAGSRTKIAVYSSDENVDPIGACIGPKGARVSSIVSELGGEKIDILKYSDDPTEFIAQALSPAEVIQVIPLEGEKNCRVIVPDDQLSLAIGKEGQNARLAAKLTGYKIDIRPLSNAEF; translated from the coding sequence ATGATTAACAGCGAGCTTTTTGAGGCTCTGGAGCTGCTGGCCAAGGAGACGGGGATCCCCAAGGACTACCTGATGTCGAAGATCGAGGCGGCGCTGCTCTCGGCCTACCGGCGCGACTACGGCGCGCAGGAGAACGTCTCGGTGACGATGAATCCCGAGAAAAACGAGATCAAGCTCATGCAGCGCCGCACGGCCGTGGAAGAGGTCACCGACCCCATCACGGAGATCCAGATCGACGAGGCGCGCAAGATCTCCAAGCGCACGCAGATCGGCGACGAGGTCGAGACCGAGCTCAAGACCAAAAACTTCGGGCGCATCTCGGCTCAGACCGCAAAGCAGGTCATCATTCAGGGCATCCGCGAGGCGGAGCGCGGGCTTGTGTACCAGGAGTTTGTCAGCAAGGAGCAGGAGATTCTCACCGGCGTCGTGCAGCGCGTCGACCCGCGCAGCGTGGTCATCGAGGTCGGCAAGACCGAGCTGTTTTTGATGAGCGGCGAGCAGATTCCCGGCGAGAGCTTCCGCGAGGGGCAGCGTGTGCGCGTGTATGTGGTGGAGGTCAAGTCCACCACCAAGGGGCCGCAGATCATCATCTCGCGCACCCACCCGGGCTTTGTCAAGCGCCTCTTTGAGCTCGAGGTGCCCGAGATCTACGACGGCGTGGTGGAGATTCGCTCCATCTCGCGCGAGGCGGGCTCGCGCACCAAGATCGCCGTCTACTCCAGCGACGAAAACGTCGATCCCATCGGCGCCTGCATCGGGCCGAAGGGCGCACGCGTGTCGAGCATCGTCAGCGAGCTCGGCGGCGAGAAGATCGACATTCTCAAATACAGCGACGACCCGACCGAGTTCATCGCCCAGGCGCTCTCCCCGGCGGAGGTCATCCAGGTGATCCCGCTCGAGGGCGAGAAGAACTGCCGCGTCATCGTGCCGGACGACCAGCTGTCGCTCGCGATCGGCAAGGAGGGGCAGAACGCCCGCCTCGCCGCCAAGCTGACCGGGTACAAAATCGACATCCGCCCGCTGTCGAACGCCGAGTTTTAA
- the rimP gene encoding ribosome maturation factor RimP, translating to MPKHANIPELVTGLCEPIAQELGVELWDVEFKKEGSDYFLRIYLDREGGIDIDTCEAFSRRISDLLDEVDPIEQGYYLEVSSAGLDRTLKRERDFERFLGAVVDVGLYRKWENSKQVQGELAAFDADSITIRLDEKPPREVRFERRDVAIVKLAVIF from the coding sequence TTGCCAAAGCATGCGAACATCCCCGAGCTTGTCACGGGGCTGTGCGAGCCCATCGCGCAGGAGCTCGGCGTGGAGCTGTGGGACGTGGAATTCAAAAAAGAGGGCTCGGACTACTTTCTGAGAATCTACCTCGACCGCGAGGGCGGCATCGACATCGACACCTGCGAGGCGTTCAGCCGGCGCATCAGCGACCTGCTCGACGAGGTCGACCCCATCGAGCAGGGCTACTACCTCGAGGTGTCGTCGGCCGGGCTCGACCGCACTCTCAAACGCGAGCGCGACTTCGAGCGCTTTCTCGGGGCCGTGGTCGACGTAGGGCTCTACCGCAAGTGGGAGAACAGCAAGCAGGTTCAGGGGGAGCTTGCGGCCTTTGACGCAGACAGCATCACCATCCGCCTGGACGAAAAGCCCCCGCGCGAGGTCCGCTTTGAGCGCAGGGACGTCGCGATCGTCAAACTCGCGGTGATCTTTTAA
- a CDS encoding L7Ae/L30e/S12e/Gadd45 family ribosomal protein: MNNRFLSLLGLAYKAGRVKVGMEAARSALGQNEAWLVVAAADITEKNNLKLHNMLRSVEEPRGAVIRCPNTAAEVGAALGKPPVMAAAVTDRGFSEALRKLLETGTGGGDI, encoded by the coding sequence ATGAATAACCGGTTTTTGTCGCTGCTCGGGCTCGCCTACAAGGCGGGACGGGTCAAGGTCGGCATGGAGGCAGCGCGCAGCGCCCTGGGCCAGAACGAGGCCTGGCTGGTCGTGGCCGCGGCCGATATCACCGAGAAGAACAATCTGAAGCTGCACAACATGCTGCGAAGCGTGGAAGAGCCGCGGGGGGCTGTCATTCGCTGCCCCAACACGGCGGCTGAAGTCGGCGCCGCGCTCGGAAAGCCGCCGGTCATGGCGGCCGCTGTCACCGATCGGGGATTTTCCGAGGCGCTGCGCAAACTGTTGGAAACAGGCACTGGAGGAGGGGACATATGA
- the rnpM gene encoding RNase P modulator RnpM — protein MKTKKIPLRMCLGCGEMLPKRELIRVVKSSEGEISLDVTGKKPGRGAYVCKKSECFAKMRKSRRLESKLAGAIPPEVYEKLEEELQQYE, from the coding sequence TTGAAGACAAAAAAAATACCGCTGAGAATGTGTCTCGGCTGCGGCGAGATGCTCCCGAAGAGAGAGCTCATCCGCGTGGTGAAGTCCAGCGAGGGGGAGATCTCACTCGACGTCACCGGCAAGAAGCCCGGCCGCGGCGCCTACGTCTGCAAAAAGAGCGAGTGCTTCGCCAAAATGCGAAAGTCGAGGCGGCTTGAGTCCAAGCTCGCGGGCGCGATTCCACCCGAGGTCTATGAGAAGCTGGAGGAGGAATTGCAGCAGTATGAATAA
- the infB gene encoding translation initiation factor IF-2: MSNIIKYRVHEVGKDFERTSKEIIETIAPYYPGNKNHMTSLEDAELDIVFEKFTQDNAVESFEKYFADTEKPPEEKKPAPAAQAAPQAPAAAQPQTQAAPQAPASPQAQAVPQAPAAPRPQAGPQRPPMQGAPRPAQQGQGRPMQQGQRPGGPRPGQQGQRPGQPMQGQNRPPMRPGQAPAQGQRPMGGQPPRPAQPQRPQQPRVQTRREGSQIVDTRGSNVDLSRYDERIDALVPDRVKNVGPGKQKFKKNNNRRPAGVRPKVETEAEKLKRLELEKARKATLKITIPDEIVVSELATRLKKTNADVVKKLMLLGVMANANQVVDFDTAALVCEEFKVKYEREIVVTIEERLIDDSDDADENLEPRSPVVVVMGHVDHGKTSLLDAIRDAHVTATEAGGITQHIGAYKVNKNGRDITFLDTPGHAAFTAMRARGANITDIAILVVAADDGIMPQTVEAINHAKAAGVSIIVAINKMDKPEANPERVKQALTEHGLVPEEWGGDVICVPVSALKHEGIEELLEMVLLTADMLDLKANPNRAAKGTVVEAKLDKGRGPVATLLVQNGTLHAGDVIIAGTVVGRVRAMTDDKGRKITDAPPSTPVEIIGLSDVPAAGDIFHAVADEKMARELAEQRRQEEKEKQFKSTQKVSLDDLFSQIQQGEIKDLNIIVKADVQGSVEAVKTSLERLSNDEVRVRVIHGGVGAITDSDLMLANASNAIIVGFNVRPDAQTRENAHAQNVDIRTYRVIYECIEEIETAMKGMLAPKYRENVLGHAEVRQTFKVSGIGTIAGCYVTDGKIVRNAKVRVLRDSVVIAETELDSLKRFKDDAKEVAQGYECGMGLVRYNDIKEGDVIEAYVMEEYRE; encoded by the coding sequence ATGAGTAACATCATCAAATACAGGGTCCACGAGGTCGGCAAGGACTTTGAGCGGACCAGCAAGGAAATCATTGAGACCATCGCCCCGTATTACCCGGGGAACAAAAATCACATGACGTCTCTGGAGGATGCCGAACTCGACATCGTCTTTGAGAAGTTCACGCAGGACAACGCGGTGGAGAGCTTCGAGAAGTACTTTGCCGACACCGAGAAGCCGCCGGAGGAGAAGAAGCCCGCGCCGGCGGCACAAGCCGCGCCGCAGGCGCCGGCAGCCGCGCAGCCTCAGACACAGGCGGCGCCGCAGGCTCCTGCCTCGCCACAAGCGCAAGCCGTGCCGCAGGCACCGGCAGCGCCCCGCCCGCAGGCGGGGCCGCAGCGTCCTCCCATGCAGGGGGCGCCGCGCCCGGCGCAGCAGGGTCAGGGCCGCCCGATGCAGCAGGGTCAGAGACCCGGCGGCCCGCGTCCGGGTCAGCAGGGACAGCGCCCGGGTCAGCCCATGCAGGGCCAGAACCGCCCGCCGATGCGCCCGGGTCAGGCTCCCGCACAGGGGCAGCGTCCGATGGGCGGCCAGCCGCCGCGCCCGGCACAGCCCCAGCGTCCGCAGCAGCCGAGAGTTCAGACCCGCCGCGAGGGCAGCCAGATTGTCGACACCCGCGGCAGCAACGTCGATCTGTCGCGCTACGATGAGAGAATCGACGCGCTGGTACCGGACCGCGTCAAGAATGTGGGCCCGGGCAAGCAGAAGTTTAAAAAGAACAACAACCGCCGCCCGGCGGGCGTGCGCCCGAAAGTGGAGACCGAGGCGGAAAAGCTCAAGCGTCTGGAGCTTGAGAAGGCGAGAAAGGCCACGCTCAAGATCACCATTCCCGACGAGATCGTCGTCAGCGAGCTCGCGACCAGGCTCAAGAAGACCAATGCCGACGTCGTCAAAAAGCTCATGCTGCTCGGCGTGATGGCGAATGCCAACCAGGTCGTCGACTTTGACACGGCGGCGCTCGTCTGCGAGGAGTTCAAGGTTAAATACGAGAGAGAGATTGTTGTCACCATCGAGGAGAGACTGATCGACGACAGTGACGACGCCGATGAGAATCTCGAGCCGAGAAGCCCGGTCGTGGTGGTCATGGGCCACGTCGACCACGGCAAGACCTCGCTGCTCGATGCCATCCGTGACGCGCATGTCACCGCCACCGAGGCGGGCGGCATCACCCAGCACATCGGCGCATACAAGGTCAACAAAAACGGCCGCGACATCACATTCCTCGACACCCCCGGCCACGCCGCTTTCACCGCCATGCGCGCGCGCGGCGCGAACATCACCGACATTGCGATTCTGGTCGTCGCGGCGGACGACGGCATCATGCCGCAGACCGTCGAGGCCATCAACCACGCAAAGGCCGCCGGCGTGTCAATCATCGTGGCCATCAACAAGATGGATAAGCCCGAGGCGAACCCCGAGCGCGTCAAGCAGGCACTCACCGAGCACGGTCTGGTGCCGGAGGAGTGGGGCGGCGACGTGATCTGCGTGCCGGTCTCGGCGCTCAAGCACGAGGGCATTGAAGAGCTGCTCGAGATGGTGCTGCTCACCGCCGACATGCTCGACCTCAAGGCGAACCCGAACCGCGCGGCCAAGGGAACGGTCGTCGAAGCCAAGCTCGACAAGGGCCGCGGCCCGGTCGCGACTCTGCTGGTGCAAAACGGCACGCTCCATGCGGGCGACGTCATCATCGCGGGCACGGTCGTGGGCCGTGTGCGCGCCATGACCGACGACAAGGGCCGCAAGATCACCGACGCGCCGCCCTCCACGCCGGTGGAGATCATCGGTCTGTCCGACGTGCCGGCGGCGGGCGACATCTTCCACGCGGTGGCGGACGAGAAGATGGCGCGCGAGCTCGCTGAGCAGCGCCGCCAGGAGGAGAAGGAGAAACAGTTCAAGTCGACGCAGAAAGTGTCGCTCGACGATCTGTTCAGCCAGATTCAGCAGGGCGAGATCAAGGATCTCAACATCATCGTCAAGGCTGACGTACAGGGCTCGGTGGAGGCCGTGAAGACCTCGCTTGAGCGCCTGTCGAACGACGAGGTGCGCGTGCGGGTCATCCACGGCGGCGTGGGCGCCATCACCGATTCCGACCTGATGCTCGCCAACGCCTCGAACGCCATCATCGTGGGCTTCAACGTGCGCCCCGACGCGCAGACGCGTGAAAACGCCCACGCGCAGAACGTCGACATCCGCACCTACCGCGTCATCTACGAGTGCATCGAGGAGATCGAGACTGCCATGAAGGGCATGCTCGCGCCGAAGTACCGCGAGAATGTCCTCGGCCACGCCGAGGTGCGCCAGACGTTCAAGGTGTCGGGCATCGGCACCATCGCGGGCTGCTACGTCACCGACGGCAAGATCGTGCGAAACGCCAAGGTGCGCGTGCTGCGCGACAGCGTGGTCATCGCCGAGACCGAGCTCGACTCGCTCAAGCGCTTCAAGGACGACGCCAAGGAAGTGGCCCAGGGTTACGAGTGCGGTATGGGCCTTGTGCGCTACAACGACATCAAGGAGGGCGACGTGATCGAGGCCTACGTGATGGAGGAGTACCGCGAGTAA
- a CDS encoding DHH family phosphoesterase, whose protein sequence is MERTAAFWRNRQLAAELLKAADDILLITHRRPDGDTLGSAVALADALRQRGKLVQVVCSDEVTPKYRFLTGGESALRQSIAPRFVVAVDVADESMFGGELARFAGQVDLVIDHHGSNAGYGRRCNLIEPGYAATGELVYELIGELGATLTTEMARALYTAISTDTGCFRFANTTANTHAVAAALMETGFDPGELNYELFMVKSRTRIQVEAAAYKTLRFYHGGRVAGTHITAQQMAALGANEDDVDNLVAIPRAVEGVVIGFSLRECGPDEYKVSVRTNAPVDAARLCMRFGGGGHLRAAGCTLHAPLDEALRLFVEAAGGELAACGE, encoded by the coding sequence GTGGAGAGGACAGCAGCATTCTGGAGGAATAGGCAGCTCGCGGCCGAGCTTTTGAAAGCGGCCGACGACATTCTGCTCATCACGCACCGCAGGCCGGACGGCGACACGCTCGGCTCCGCCGTCGCGCTCGCCGACGCTCTGCGTCAGAGGGGAAAGCTCGTCCAGGTAGTCTGCTCGGATGAGGTGACACCGAAGTACCGCTTTCTCACCGGCGGTGAGAGCGCTCTGCGCCAGAGCATTGCCCCGCGCTTTGTGGTGGCGGTCGATGTGGCCGACGAGAGCATGTTCGGCGGGGAGCTTGCCCGCTTTGCGGGGCAGGTGGACCTTGTGATCGACCACCACGGCTCAAATGCCGGCTACGGCAGGCGCTGCAATCTGATTGAACCGGGCTATGCCGCGACGGGCGAGCTCGTCTATGAGCTCATCGGCGAGCTCGGCGCGACGCTGACGACTGAGATGGCACGCGCTCTCTACACCGCGATTTCGACCGACACCGGCTGTTTTCGCTTTGCGAACACCACGGCGAACACCCATGCGGTGGCGGCCGCTCTCATGGAGACCGGCTTTGACCCGGGCGAGCTCAACTACGAGCTCTTCATGGTGAAGAGCCGCACCCGCATTCAGGTGGAGGCCGCCGCATATAAGACGCTTCGCTTTTACCACGGCGGGCGCGTCGCAGGCACCCATATCACAGCGCAGCAGATGGCGGCGCTCGGAGCGAACGAGGACGACGTGGACAATCTTGTGGCCATTCCGCGGGCGGTCGAGGGCGTTGTGATCGGCTTTTCGCTCAGAGAGTGCGGCCCGGACGAGTACAAGGTCTCGGTGCGCACAAATGCCCCGGTAGACGCCGCACGGCTCTGCATGCGCTTCGGCGGCGGCGGGCATCTGCGCGCCGCGGGCTGCACACTGCACGCGCCGCTCGACGAGGCGCTGCGCCTGTTTGTCGAGGCGGCGGGCGGGGAGCTTGCCGCCTGCGGGGAGTAG
- the rbfA gene encoding 30S ribosome-binding factor RbfA — MAKYRSGRIDEEVKRELAAVIRELKDPRIPLMTSVVKVHVTPDLKFAKAYVSIMGDDEAVREAVKGLQSAAGFVRREIGARLALRYTPQFTFVADDSIAHGAHIAKLLREIDTDGGDQSGEDSSILEE, encoded by the coding sequence ATGGCAAAATACCGCAGCGGCAGGATTGACGAGGAGGTCAAACGGGAGCTTGCGGCTGTCATCCGCGAGCTCAAGGATCCGCGCATTCCGCTGATGACGAGCGTGGTCAAGGTCCATGTGACGCCCGACCTGAAATTTGCCAAGGCCTATGTCAGCATCATGGGCGACGACGAAGCCGTCCGCGAGGCTGTGAAAGGACTTCAGAGCGCGGCGGGCTTTGTGCGCCGCGAGATCGGCGCGCGGCTCGCTCTGCGCTACACGCCGCAGTTTACCTTTGTGGCGGACGATTCCATCGCGCACGGCGCACACATCGCAAAGCTCCTGCGGGAGATTGACACAGACGGAGGTGACCAGAGTGGAGAGGACAGCAGCATTCTGGAGGAATAG